In Pan paniscus chromosome 1, NHGRI_mPanPan1-v2.0_pri, whole genome shotgun sequence, the DNA window AACCACTGCTGCTTTCCCTCCCCCAAACGTCCGGTGTGGGGTGGTCTGGGGGGCCCCCGAGCTGGTGACCATCGTGGAGCGGCTGCTGAGAGATTCGGAGCGTTGCCGGGGTGTCTCCATCCACGTGGGCAGTGGCCCGTGCTGCATGGCAGCCACGCGGGCCACTCGGAACATGCTGCAGTAGACCACGAGGATGAGGAGCAGGGGCAACAGAAAGTAAAGGACAGCAAAGACCACCACAAAAAGCTGGCAGTAGGCACTGTGGCTCCATTGGAGTGAACAGCCTGGGGGGACACTGGGAGCTCCTTCCTCCCAGGAGACCCTTCCCAACACTGGCACAGAAGCCATGGCCAAGGCCTTCACCCACACACCCACCAGCACAGAGGCCACCAGCCCCAGCGTCATGCGCACCTCGTAGCGCATGGGGTGGACCACGTAATAGTAGCGCTCCACATTGATGGCTGACACCGAGAGGATGGCCAGGCTGACAAAGCACACGCTCAGAAACAAGTAGAGGCGGCAGGCCACCTCCCCAAAGAGGGCGTGGTCAAAGAGGGCGGAGCTGGAGAGCATGGCCAGGGGCATGAGGGTCAGGGCAGCCAGCAGGTCCaccaggcagaggtggaagacGAAGACAAATTTTCGGAGGGCAGGCGTCTTGGCGATCACGGCCATCACAGCGGCATTGCCAGCCACAGCAGTCAAGTCCAGCAGGAGCATGAAGAAGAGGGCCACAGATTCCGAAGCAACATCCCGTAGCCCCACCTCCGGGACCCCACTGGCAGTAGAGGGACCTGGGGTTTGAGGGACCCTCCCCAAAGTGGAAGAGTTCCCTGATGACTGGGGGATGGGTGAGGACTCCATGGGGCCGAAAGAGGGCACCCAGGGTACCTCCTGTCACAGGCCCATCCCCCATCCTAGTCCAGCGACCCTGGGATGGCGAGCCCAGGCCCAGGCTTCCTGGTTTCGTAGGGGGCACCTCCCACTGGAGCCTCTTGGGCAGGTTTGTCTGCGTACAGAGCGCCAGGCCAGGCAGCTGAAGGATCAGAAGCTCATCCCCTTTCTGGCCGGAGGTAGCTCCAGGGTCTGCCTTGGTGACTGCTAAGAAGCAGGAGACGTGGGAGGTGCAGGAGCCTGACCCACTCAACACTCCGCTTTCGGAATGGCCTTCACCTCTTCCTTTTCCATCTCCTTTCTGCCATTCTTGTTCTCCATACCCTTCTACCCTTTCCAGAACTGTTAGCCGGGGATTCTAAATCCTGTTTCTCCTTCCCAGGGTCCTGCTGATCTCTGGGATAGTGCCTCAGTTTTAGGGTTCCTTATGTAAATTTCCTGATTTCTTGTCTCCTCAGAATGGCAAGAGCTGCTGGGGAGTAGAAGGAGCACAGAATTTAGTTTCTAGTCCCAGTTCTGGGCATTACTAACTCTGTGAATCttctgaatttcagtttcctcataaatccatctgtaaaatgaaaggaagaacACTTGCTTCACAACTGTGTTTCTGGATCCTGCGTGATttgttaataataatactaatgacAAGCAGTAGCATTGATACGGCGTTTTCCACATGCCAGACCCTGTTCTCAGCACTCTAcctatattaactcattttattcctcacacaaccctatgaagtagataatatttttatctccattttgcaagaGATGAAACTGAGGtctagaaaggttaagtaacttacccaaggtcgcACAGCTAGTAAGCGGCAAGGGCTGGGCACCCACCTGGGCAGTCTGGCCCCAGGTCCAGTACTCTTGCCCACTGTGCCATGCCATATGTGAAGGTGCCCTCCGTGCCGGCTGGACTATAATAGGCATCcagtaaatagttgttgaatttcAGCTGTCTCTAAAACTGTCTCTTGTTGCCCTAGGGTTATCATCTGAAAAGGGGAGCTGTGCTTTAGGCTCTTTTGACATCACTACTCCCAGCACAAAGAGCTGCCACTTTGGGAATGTTGAGTAGGAGCAGTGAAAACAAAATGTCCCATCTGGAAGGAAACTGGGAGGCCAGCTCATCCAGCCTCCACTGCTCCCAAAGCCAGAAGTTGCTTCAAGCTGCCCTTCTCCACCCACTCATGAACTCTTCAAGGCCACTGTGCCCCTCTTGTGGGAAAGGAGCTGCTACCAACCTCCTGCTCCCCAGATCCCCGAATCTCTGATCTCTGGAGCTGACCCTTGGAGGATCCCTGACCAAGAGCTGCATTGGTTCTAGACTGTTACTACAGTCACAGAACAAGAAGTAGGGAGGAGACACTGAGGTTGCTCAGTTTAAAAACCCATCATTTCTATGGCTGCAATAAAGAGGATCACATGGCAAGATGGGCCCCACTCTCCTCCACAGTTATAGCCTTACAGTCACCTTTGGTTTTTGGTGTTTCCATAAACCTTACACCAATCCAACTTCTAACATGCTATACATGCAATAGGTGCTGGATACAATTTTGTGAATTGAATCAAACTCAAATTGGTAGTTGAATCCCTGCCCCCTAGGACAAACTCCAAGAACACTCAGTCAGCCAGCTGTGTGCCAGCCAAGGGACTCTCTTGTGGAAAGGATAGCCGGGGTTCCTGGACTTGAGGAAGCCCTAACTTTGGGCAACTGCCTAGAGACGTGCCTCTCTCTAGGGACACAGAAAGCTCATTTCACAGTTAAGATGCCCACAGAGACTTAGAGTCTGCAGAGAAGTTGAAGAGCGGGCACAAAAGTGAGACATCAGCTTCTCATTAGAGTCTACCAGGAAAAATGCCTGAAAGAAATGCTAGGAGAAGCATCCTTCCTTCTTACTCTCCATGCTCTGATTTACCTATCCCTTCTGTCTGTGAGTGAGGCCCAGAGGATGTGGTTCAGAGTCCCTCCCTGGTGGCTGAAGGAGGAGAGGCCCACCATGTCTGGATGGACATCAAGAGTCCCAGACGGAGGGAAGCAGACCTGGTTTCCACGTGGAGCTGGAGGGATGCCACGAAGCCATGATGGAGCCCTGAGCAAGAAGGCATTGGACATTGCTCTTTTTCATAGCTCCCTCAAGCTTGCCAGTGTCTCCACAGTGACTCCTAAATGCCAGGATTCCAATTTACCTCTTAACAGACAGATCAGTGTATCTGGCTAATGGGCACTCCCTCACTAATGGACTGGGGTTATGGAGGGGTTATGGGTTTCATAGGTGAAACCCAGGGAGCCTCACTCCTCTCCCAGGTCATATCATTATGCCTACTCCCCCAACAGATGCTTTCCTTCCCCCACTACTTACTTCCAACAGCACCCCTCTTACCTCCAGGACCTTCAGTACCTAGAAGGCTTTGCCACTAGGGCCTGAGGTCTGGGCCTCTAGCAGGGGCATGGTCAAGTTACAGGATGCAAGATGTGCATAAGTGCCCAGCCCAAGGCCACAGAGGTATTGGGATTCACATGCACCTGTTTTCCAGATCCAGAGCTTCCATCCCAAAGACCTGAGCCTGGCCTTCCTTCAGACAAGAGCGTGCCCCTCCTAAGCTAGGGAAGATTTCCAGGGAGCTACAACACCTCTCCTCAGCAGAGTTGCCCACGCCCAGGACACAGTTGCCCATCAGCCTGTATGCTGAAGGGCCCATTCCTAGAATGTGGGAGACCCATGTCCATGACATGGAGCAAGACAGATGGAGAATGCTGTTTGTCTGCAGGATGTGGGTATTCCTGCCGGCAGGAGATGATCAACCCCCCAGCTCTGGGCTTCAGAGATGCCCACACCCCAATACCGCCTTTGGGATACCTGAGAGCCCATCTCCTGATCAAACTGCTCACCAGAATGTAGGCAGGGCTGGTCCTTGGAAAGCCACCCTTCTGTGGGGATACCTTGGCACTCACCACCAGGCTCTGGGTCTGGCCCCCATTCCTGGCCTAGTCGGCAACTCCTACCTTTGCTGAGCAGTCCCGGCTCCCATGTGATAGCTCCTCTCAGCTGATGCTTCTCCAAGGCTGCTGAAGCCTGAAGCACTGCAGTGAGCGGTGAGAGGCAGCCGGCAAAGCAGAGTGCTCCGAGAGCCTCTGGGTCCTAATGGCCTCCTGCTTCCCACCCAGCCCCTCAGAGTCACTTCTGGAGCAAAAAGGTGGGCACCAATGCCCCAGGCAAGGTGCCTGGCAGTGAGCTCAACTCCTCTCACTTCTCTCAGGCTGCTGGATTGCGTCTCAAAAATTTCGTGGGGCCAGGAAATGATAGGTAGGGGAGACCCTCTTGACCAGCCtgatgaagtaaaaaaaaagtacatggagTCAGAAAATCCAGGTTTAAGGCCTGGCTATGGCACTTACTagccgtgtgaccttgggcaagttgcatTTTGGCCTTGATTTCTTAGCAGTTCAAAGAGAAGATAGGCGAGATGCATGGTTCTGTGTGACATGAGAACCAAGGTGCTGATGCAGGCAGGTCAGCGCAGACCCAGGGCCCCAAGGCTTAGGCCAGGGAGGCGGCTGAGGCTCCAGGGGATGGTCCAAGGTTTGGCCCCTTTGGAAGCTGCCTAATGCGTATGGGGGACAGGTTTAGGAGCAGCACTCAGGTTTGAAGGGCAGCTGAAGGCTTTGTCTTAACCCTGCCCTTGCCTCCCAAAAGCACATTACTATTATTTGCTTAGATTGTATGTTTATTGGAACTGGGGCTGTGAGGGCTGATGGAGATTggcagggagggggcaggaggatCTAACATCCCCCCGAGCCACCATGGGAACCACCACAACACTGCTTCCTGAAGGAGACAGAGTGGGGGCCAGGGACTCAGGAATGCTCACACTGATCTGGATTTGTGGGACTGGACAGAGCTAGGTAGCATCAGCCACTGAGCATCGCCCATCTGTGGCATGATGGGCCTTCAGAGACGCAATGAAGGGGCATGGCCTCCCTCTAGCTATGAAGAAAATGATCATTTACCCGGGTACATGACTGATACCCAAGGATAGAATCCTAACATTGCCAAGCTGTAGGACATCCTACTGGCCAAGGTATCCATGTttctgagacccagagagataAAGAGATTGCTCAAAGCCACATAGCTCCACATGGCAGAGCCATGAGTCTAAACAGGGAATTCAGGCATGATCCCCTACTCCAGAGCCTGCTTCCCTGAGACTTGCCTATCTAGGGACTCCTTCTGCCTctaagaaggaaaaagggaattCTGGAATTGTTTACCAGACCCAACCCAAAGAGCCATAAGAACAATGAGTTACCCAAGGACCTCACTGGGACAAGTTGGCTGCCCCAAGCCCCAGGTCAAAAACAAAGAGGCCACTGACAAACCAAGAGCCGATGCAGCAAGTGCCGCTGTCACCAGCCACCACTTTTTGAGCTGTTATGAGTGTCAGGCCCTTTACATACAGTTTCTTTGATCCCCACACCAATCTATGAGGCAGCCATGACTTGCCCTATTTTATAAGTGAGGAACCGGGTGCTGGAGGAGAAGTGACTTtccccaaatcacacagctaataagtgcaAGAGCTGatatttgaacccagatctgttTGAAGTCCaagtatttcctcctccttctcccttcgtTCCGTGGCCTCTCCAGTGGCCTGACACAAGACTGTGGACTACAGCCCTAAAAGGTATCTTCATAGAAGTAGTCACTGCCTTCCAGAAAGCCTAAAACAGACCTCAAAATTAGGCATACCTGAGTACAAGAAATTCAAATGGAAATACCAAATTGAAAACCTGTAGACAGCAAAGTGATTTTTAGGAAGCCCTGTGCTGTTGTGTTGGCAAGATTAATTTGGCATCAAGCAGATTGTCTGGGATTAGGTAAAGCCTGTCCCTGCTCAGCACCCACATTCTTCCTGCAGGGCCCCAGCCCAGACTGGCATGGCCCCTTCCAAGGGATTCAATAAGAACTGGAGCAGACCTGGGCCCACTGGAACAGGATTTTAGAAAGAGCGCTAGACTGGAGTCAGAAAACCTTGGTCCCAGTTTGGCGCCATTCTATTGGTTGGTGGTAAGACCTTGGCCTGTGAGTTGGCTGTCTGTGAAAATGGGCAAAATTCTTCACTTCCAAGCTTATCTAATAGTGGTAGGGAGCCTGCAAAACAAACATAGCCTGCCTCTCCAGCTTCAGGGAGCTAGCACAGGTAATCACAGTTCATGTGGTGGCCAGCAGGCAAGGCGTCCGTGTCCTGAAGCCCCTCCCAGAGAGCTATTGGGAAAGGCAGTACCAAAGAGGCAGCATGTTCCAGCTGTTGGAACCATCTTGGCTCAGGAGGTCGGCGGGGGAACTGCTTATTCTAGCCTGTgggcaaataataaataataataataatcatgctggctgggcacagtggctcacgcctgtaattccagcactttgggaggctgaggcgggcagatgatttgagatcaggagttcaagaccagcctggccaacatggcgaaaccccgtctctactaaaaatacaaaaattagctaggcatggtggcacatgcctgtaatcccagctactcaggaggctgaggcaggagaatcgcttgaacccaggaggtggaggttgcagtgatctgagatcgcaccattgcactccagcctgggcaataagagtgagactgtgtctcaaaaaataataataataaataataataagaataatgcTACTAGTTCTTGAAggcccactttgggaggcacttCTTATGCTGTATCTTATTAAATGATCTCAGTCAGGGTGTGGAGTAGCTACTGACAgcacacccccaaccccacctgcCAGTCCCTCCTTTTAGTAAAGCTTAGCACAATGGAGGGGGCAAGaagaccaagatggagaaactgagtgtGATCCCCCAAACCACATAAGAGATCCATGGCTCACTATGCTGTGCACACACCCAGGAAGGGAATCCTGTTACAGGACGGGGACCAGGCCCTGTTTCCAACAGTGGCACCCCTTCCCTTGGTATCATGGCAGGGCCCTTCCTGCTGAGGACTGATCTTTGCATCCTAGACTTGCTCCCTGGTACAGTTTTACCCAACCCTTGTGCACCAGCACCTCGTGACAGGGTCGTGTCTGCCCATCCACCCTTTTCTGCCCCAGGATGAGACCTGGAAGCCAATCAAGTTTAtctttcattcatccatccacttcTTCAATAAACATTGAAGACTTCTTATGTTGCCACTGCCCCCTCCCTAGAGCCCCTTGCCTGCTCAGTGGCACCCACTACCCTCCTTCTCTGCCTTGTGTCAGAATCTGCTCTCAGGAAAGAGGTTGATAAACCCATTTGCACTGATAGCAGCTTAATGTGTTCTCTCCCAGGAATATTAACAATTTAACAGGGAACAAAGAGAAGAAGCAGAACGTTGGGATTCCAGCATCGACCAGGGATGTCCCTGAGATCCCACAACATAGACTGCCTGTCAGCCGCCTACTCCCTAGCCAGGCCTCCCCCGCCAAGCTGCTGGCATTGTGTCCTCTTGGCATCCACCTCCATCCGCATGGGCACCCAACCCCCCCGCCCCTGCCAACCAGACAGCAGGCTTACAGCTGGGACCTCCCCACCACAGCTCAGTTCCTGGCTTCCTGGAGCCCCCCTGTACCAGCACCAGCCATGCCTGCTTTCCAAGCACCCACCTCACCCTGCCCACCATCTGGGAGCCAGGCcgaggggctgaggagggaggcagaggaaagcAGAGGTGAGAGCCCTTCCATTCTCTTTATTCCCCCACTGTCTGGCCTACACCCCCTGCCAGGAGCTGAGATCCAATGGTATATTCAGCCTGCAGCTGCCACTGGTCATGTGAGCCCATTGCTAGGTTACAGGGACCCAAAAATAAATCCTTCCCAACCAGATTAGAAACTGGGGGCCTCGGATGAACCAGGCTCAAAAGAGTGGCAGGAACACCCACAGTGCGTGTTTAGGCCAGGGCTGCTATGGACCAGGGCCCTTCCCATGCTGCCCACCTCCTGTCCATCAGCAGGGGCTCAATGCTGGAACCCCACAGAAAAGTCCCAGAGAGCTCCTGGGTCTCCTATTTATTAATAACACAATAAATAGGTCTACAGGCTGAGTGGCCCTTCCTCACTAGCAATCAGGGTCATATCCTCTGCATGTTCTTCCCATCCAACCTTCCCATCATCAGCCTGTCCCTCCACAGGCCCTGCCCTACACCCAGTGCATGGGCAAAGCAGAATTAGTCATTTGCC includes these proteins:
- the GPR61 gene encoding G-protein coupled receptor 61, with amino-acid sequence MESSPIPQSSGNSSTLGRVPQTPGPSTASGVPEVGLRDVASESVALFFMLLLDLTAVAGNAAVMAVIAKTPALRKFVFVFHLCLVDLLAALTLMPLAMLSSSALFDHALFGEVACRLYLFLSVCFVSLAILSVSAINVERYYYVVHPMRYEVRMTLGLVASVLVGVWVKALAMASVPVLGRVSWEEGAPSVPPGCSLQWSHSAYCQLFVVVFAVLYFLLPLLLILVVYCSMFRVARVAAMQHGPLPTWMETPRQRSESLSSRSTMVTSSGAPQTTPHRTFGGGKAAVVLLAVGGQFLLCWLPYFSFHLYVALSAQPISTGQVESVVTWIGYFCFTSNPFFYGCLNRQIRGELSKQFVCFFKPAPEEELRLPSREGSIEENFLQFLQGTGCPSESWVSRPLPSPKQEPPAVDFRIPGQIAEETSEFLEQQLTSDIIMSDSYLRPATSPRLES